The genomic segment TCGAGCGCAGCCTGTATCCGATCGTGACGCCGCAATCCCACCTCCGGTTGTTCGGCAGCAGCACGGTGAACCTCTGGCACCTGCGCCGCAGGCTCGGCGTGGTGAACAGTGAACTGGAAACCCGCTTTCCGCCTGGAATCAGTTCCCTGGAGGTGGTGCTCAGTGGCCTGTTCGGATCAATGCGACTGGGTCGTGATCAATCACCTGAGGCCGGGCAGATCGCCGCAACCCAGGCGCTGCTGGCACGACTGGATCTCAGCGCGATCGCGGATCAACCCTTCGGAAAGCTCTCCGATGGCCAGCGACGCCGGCTGATGATTGCTCGCGCCCTCGTCCACACTCCCGAGGTGTTGGTGCTTGATGAACCCAGTCGAGCCCTTGATCTGAAGGCGTGCCACCAACTGCTGAGAACGCTGCGGGAGCTGTGCCGAGGCGGCACCACGCTGGTGCAGGTGACCCATCGCATCGACACCATCGTTCCGGAGATGCAGCGGGTTGTGTTCATGGATGGCGGCACAATCGCGAAAAGCGGCTCCACAACTGAATTATTGAGATCTAAAGAACTGAGCGAGCTGTTCAAAACGCCGTTAGAAGTAGTTGAAAAGAACGGCTTCCGTCAAGCCTTACCTGGATCTGCATAGACCTGCATTGACATCAGAGGCACTTTTGTCAAGGTGTTGTCAACGAGACTGTTAGAAGTGACCCATGCCTAGGACCTCTGCTGGAGCCGTTTGGGAACAAGGCTTCCGCTCATCAATCCGAACCTCACCAGGGCTTGAAGGCTGATTTATGGGGTTGTAGTCAGACTATTGAAGCAATAAAAATCCCCTGTCAGTGCAGGGGCTTTGAGGTCTTATATTGCTGTTTGTCCAGATCAACCACCAAAACACTGACATATCAAAACCCACAGCCTCTTTGACCGTACTGTGTGCAAATAATGGTGTTTGTACCTGGATTTCGGCCACCGCCAGCTGCGCTTTCCAGCTCCTCGTCTGACAATTCTACCGATTCCAATTGCATTGATTGAATATCTTCTGCGGTAATTGAAAACCCTGCATCTTTGGCGATTTCAACAGCAGCTTCAGGGGACGTTGCTGCCTTGAGCTTCTCCTGAAGGCTGGTGTCGCTTTTGACCTTTTCTAGAAAGGTTTTGAGTTGCTCTTCTGACATTAGTGATGGACGGCGTATGTGCTGTTGATGGCAGGATCAGTGGACAGGTGATGTTCCATGTGGCACA from the Synechococcus sp. KORDI-100 genome contains:
- a CDS encoding ABC transporter ATP-binding protein codes for the protein MAEIWFDAQRVEARLSGRPVISDLSLQLRLGESTTVLGPNGAGKSTLVKLIERSLYPIVTPQSHLRLFGSSTVNLWHLRRRLGVVNSELETRFPPGISSLEVVLSGLFGSMRLGRDQSPEAGQIAATQALLARLDLSAIADQPFGKLSDGQRRRLMIARALVHTPEVLVLDEPSRALDLKACHQLLRTLRELCRGGTTLVQVTHRIDTIVPEMQRVVFMDGGTIAKSGSTTELLRSKELSELFKTPLEVVEKNGFRQALPGSA
- a CDS encoding Nif11-like leader peptide family natural product precursor, with the protein product MSEEQLKTFLEKVKSDTSLQEKLKAATSPEAAVEIAKDAGFSITAEDIQSMQLESVELSDEELESAAGGGRNPGTNTIICTQYGQRGCGF